In Bacillus oleivorans, the genomic stretch ACAAAGGGCAATTTGGAAGTATCCGATATGGTAACATCCTTGGGTAAATTATTGAGGTATACGATTGATAACTCGGCGAAAATTGTAATGCTAAAAGAAGAGCTTTCCTTTATCCAATCCTATATTGCGATTCAAAGGGTGAGGATGGGAGACAAGCTCCAATACAGAGAGGAAATTGATCCTCAAGTAAATGATGTGTTACTTCCAAAGCTAGTGCTGCAGCCATTAGTTGAAAACGCAATTGTTCACGGCCTTTCAATCCAGGGAGGCTTAATATCGATTAAAGGGAAAAGTGAAAATGGTCTGCTAACCATTAAGGTAGAGGATAACGGCAAGGGGATTACACCAGAACGTTTAGCAGAGCTTAAAAGATTCATAGAAAGCCAGCAGCATACTGCATCTGACAAGCACAGCGGGATTGCCTTATCGAATGTTCATGAACGGATCCGGCTTTTATATGGAAATCAATTTGGAATCGAAATTGAGGGCGGAGAGGAAAGTGGATTTTCAGTCAAGCTGACTTTGCCGCTTGAAAGAAGGGGAGAGGGAAATAAAAGAGATTCTAGTCGTTGAAGATGAAGAGATTATCAGACAGGGGTTAAAGGTATTACTTGAAAAAGTGATCGGCGGGTTTACCGTAACAGAAGCGAAAAGCGGTGAAGAAGCTCTATCTATGTTTTACCAAAGTCTTCCCCATTTAGTGATTACCGATATCCGGATGGGCGGCATGGATGGGCTGACCTTTATATCAAAGGTAAGGCAGGTTTCGGCAGAAGTTCCGATTATCATTTTAAGCGGGCACAGTGATTTTGAATATGCGAGAACAGCGATGCGCTATGGGATTCAGCATTATCTGTTAAAACCGATTAACCGGGTCGAGCTATCAGAGACAATTACAAAGCTTTTTAAGGCAGAAACCAAGCAAGACACTTCCAGGCTATTTGATAAAATTCTACAGTATATCGATGACTATTTGAGTCATGAAATTTCCTTAAAAAACATTGCTGACCATGTCTTTCTAAACCCGCAATATGTGGGACAGCTGTTTAAATCAGAACTGAATCAGACTTTTACCGAATATATAACCGAACAGCGTCTAAAACGGGCGAAAAAATTGTTAAAAGAGACGAATTTAAAGGTTTATGAAGTGGCACAGCTATCGGGTTACAAAAGTCCTAAGCATTTTATGACTGTATTCAAGCATGAAGTGGGAATGACACCTGTACAATATCGGGAGTTTTCTTAATATTCCTACAATCTAAGATAAACGAACTATTTCTCTTTTTGAGAGGATATTTTTAGGCAGAAAGCTTCCTTACAATGAAGCATAAGGGGAGGGTTGACAAAGAATGAAAAAGCTCAGTTTACTTTTTTTATCGATTTTTTTGATAGCGTTTTCAGCAGCCTGCAGCAACAATGCAGGGACTGAATCTGAAGAGAATGGCAACAACAATGAAGAAGTAGAATTAACCTTTATGATGTGGGGAAGTGAAGCCCATCAGGAAGTGTACAATGAGTTAATTGCGAAATTCAATGAAACACATCCAAATATTAAAGTGAAAATCGAAAGTGTACCATTTCCAGACTATCAGCAAAAGATAACGGTACTCGCGGCCGGAAGAGAGCTGCCTGATATCGGATGGGTCGCTGAACGGATGGTACCTCAATTTATGGAGAACGGCTTAATGGAGGATGTGTCAACATTCGCAGACGATGCGGAATATAACATGGATGACTTTTTCCCATCAACACTCGATTTATTTGAAAAAGATGATCAGCTATTAGGTATTCCGTTCTCAACACCGCCGATGGTTATTTTTTATAACAAAGACTTGTTTGTAAATGCCGGTGAAAAAACACCAAATGAACATGTAGAAGCGGGAACTTGGGACTGGGAGCAGTTTGAAAAATCAGCAAAGGCGATTTCATCCGATGGGGTATACGGAGCAAACTTCTTCCGTGACTGGAATACATGGATTGCTTTATTGTCACACACGTGGGCCAATGGCGGAGATCTATTTAATGAAGATCAGACCGATTTTACATGGAATAGCCCTCAAGGTGCAGAAACGCTAAAAATGCTGCAACGGATGATGTTTGAGGACGGATCACATCCAAAAGCAGGAGAACAAGTCAGCTTTGAATCCGGCAAAATCGGAATGTTCTTCGATGTCTACAGCTATGTGTCAGCTGCCCGGAATGTGCAAGATTTTGAGTGGGACATTGCCCCGCTCCCTGAAGGACCTGAAGGCAGATTCCCTATGCTAGGTCAAGCGGGATACACTCTCTTTAAGGGCTCAGAGCATCCTGAAGAAGCGAGAGAGCTTCTTAAATTCTTTACAAGCCAAGAGGGAATCACGGCAACATCGACGTTCTTTGTTCCGCCGCGTGAAACTGTGCTGAGTTCCGATGACTTTGTCAATCAGCCAAATAACCCGCCAGTAGAAAGCATTCAAAGAGCCGTTATTGATGAAATGGATAATGCGAGACTGCAAGCAGGTCACATTGAATGGCAAAAAATCGACAACGCGATTCAATTTGGATTTGATGAGTTATTCGGAGAATTGAAGGAACCTGAAGAAATATTAGAGGGTATGAATGAAAAAATTGATCCGTTATTGAAATAAAAAAAGGTGCGGTTAACCTCTTAAAGGCTTAACCGCTTCCCTTTTACTTGGGGTGAATTCGTTTGACTGCATCTTTGCGATATTTTTTAGAAGAAAAGAAGATGACCCTAATCGTGAGTTTGCCTGAAAATCGGGCAGATCTTGCGCAGGCAGCCAGCCGAGCTGGAGCAGATGCGATTAAAATGCACGTCAATGTAAACCATCGTGCATCTGGAAATCGATTTGCAGTTGTTCAGACCTATACTGATACCTTTAAAAAAATTAGGGAAGAATTTTCTGGACCGCTTGGTATTGTTCCAGGTGGTGGGTTTGATGATATAGCCGCAACTGAAATGGAAAAGCTGATTGGTTTAGGCTTTAATTTTTATTCGGTTTACGCCCACCATAAGCCAAGCTGGATGCTGGGGTTACAGGAAATAGAAAAAACATTTGCAATTTCTAGTGATTATCAAATCGAACTGATTGGGAATGTAAAGCATTTTGGTATAACAGCCCTTGAAGCATCGATCATTCCTGGGGAAGAATACGGATCGCCGTTGACCTTTAAGGATGTGCTGGCCTATAACAGACTCGCTCAAAATGTAGACGTACCTGTTCTAATTCCATCGCAAAGAAAACTGGAACCATACGATATTCCGATTCTTTATCAAGCGGGAGTTAAAGCCGTTATGCTCGGAGCGATTGTCACAGGACATACCGAAGCAAGTTTGGAGAAAGCCATTTCGACTTTTAGAGCGGCGATTGAGTCACTGTAAGGAGGCAGGAAAGTTGAAATCAAGCGTGCAAACAGCTAAAAGCCTGCCTGTAAAGGTAAAAAGGCGGCGGAAATTTCTCGGAAGTGAAGCATTTTACGGGTATTTATTTGTTAGCCCGATGGTATTCGGATTCCTGTTAGTTATGCTTTTTCCGTTAATATATTCAATTTATATCAGTTTTACAGATTGGCAGCTGTTAGGGGATCCCAATTTTATCGGATCAGAAAACTATGAACGGCTTGTGAATGATCCAGACTTTTGGGTTGTTTTAAAAAATACCCTGATTTTTTCGGTGGGACTCGTTCCAATCAATATTGTCCTAGCCTTATTACTAGCTCTGCTTTTACAGCGTAATTTACCTGGGATGGGAATCTTTCGTACGGCCATCTTTATCCCAGTTATGACATCGATTGTGGTCTGGTCGATTATTTGGAGGTATATGTTTGGGACAGAGGAAGGGTTCATTAACCAAATGCTGGCTGTATTTGGGATTGATGGACCAGCCTGGCTGTATGATCCAAACCTTGCAATGGGAGCCGTCATCGTTGTCAGTGCCTTGAAAAATGTGGGACTGAATATGGTGTTATTTCTAGCTGCATTACAGCAGGTAGATAAAAATCTCTATGAAGCTTCCGTTTTAGATGGTGCAGGGCGGGGAAAACAATTTTGGCATATTACATTGCCGATGATTACACCGACCTTGTTTTTAACCATCATTTTGACCGTAATCGGTTCGATGAAGGTATTTGGCCAAATCTATGTAATGACGAACGGGGGACCAGGGAACCACACCAAGGTACTCGTTTACTATATTTGGGAAAACGCCTTTAAATTATTTGATTTTGGCTATGCATCCGCGATTGCGCTTGTATTATTTGTGATGATCTTATTCTTTACAATCCTTCAATGGGTTGGCAGAAGAAGGTGGGTTTTCCATGAACAATAAACAGAAAAACGGGATTGGCACGAAACTATTATTTTACGGAATTTTAACGGCAATCGCTTTGATAATGATTGTTCCATTTTTATGGATGATTAATACATCCTTCAAGGACCCTGCGAAGGTATTTGTTTTTCAGCTTTTCCCTCAACCATTTAAATGGGAAAACTATCTGGAGGTCTTACAATCGACCCCGTTCCATCTGTTTTACTTTAATAGTTTGTATATAGCTATTCTCGTAACTGTTGGGACGATCTTTTTAGGTTCATTGGCTGGCTACGCATTTGCCAAGCTCAAATTTAAAGGGAGTTCGTTTTTATTCCTGTGCTTGTTAAGTACAATGATGATCCCAGTTGAGGTCATTACGATTCCGCTCTTTTTATTTATGAGAGATTTAGGATTGATTGACACACATGTTCCGCTAATAGCGATCCCGATTTTGGGACCTGCCGGCGTATTCGGTGTCTTTGTGATGCGGCAATTCTTTCTATTAGTGCCTAAAGAATTAGAAGAGGCCGCGAAGCTAGATGGCTGTTCGTATTTTCGCATCTATTGGAATATCATGCTCCCGCTAGCAAAGCCGGCCATCGCCACCCTTACGATTTTTACATTTCTAACAAGCTGGAATGAATTCTATGAACCTCTCATCTATATTAATTCAGAAGAAAAAATGACATTGCCGCTGGCGTTAGCGTTATTTACGGATGAAGTAGGGACGAAGTGGGAGCTATTGATGAGTGCGTCTGTGATGGCAACAGTTCCTTTGCTGATTGTATTCT encodes the following:
- a CDS encoding ABC transporter substrate-binding protein, which produces MKKLSLLFLSIFLIAFSAACSNNAGTESEENGNNNEEVELTFMMWGSEAHQEVYNELIAKFNETHPNIKVKIESVPFPDYQQKITVLAAGRELPDIGWVAERMVPQFMENGLMEDVSTFADDAEYNMDDFFPSTLDLFEKDDQLLGIPFSTPPMVIFYNKDLFVNAGEKTPNEHVEAGTWDWEQFEKSAKAISSDGVYGANFFRDWNTWIALLSHTWANGGDLFNEDQTDFTWNSPQGAETLKMLQRMMFEDGSHPKAGEQVSFESGKIGMFFDVYSYVSAARNVQDFEWDIAPLPEGPEGRFPMLGQAGYTLFKGSEHPEEARELLKFFTSQEGITATSTFFVPPRETVLSSDDFVNQPNNPPVESIQRAVIDEMDNARLQAGHIEWQKIDNAIQFGFDELFGELKEPEEILEGMNEKIDPLLK
- a CDS encoding carbohydrate ABC transporter permease gives rise to the protein MKSSVQTAKSLPVKVKRRRKFLGSEAFYGYLFVSPMVFGFLLVMLFPLIYSIYISFTDWQLLGDPNFIGSENYERLVNDPDFWVVLKNTLIFSVGLVPINIVLALLLALLLQRNLPGMGIFRTAIFIPVMTSIVVWSIIWRYMFGTEEGFINQMLAVFGIDGPAWLYDPNLAMGAVIVVSALKNVGLNMVLFLAALQQVDKNLYEASVLDGAGRGKQFWHITLPMITPTLFLTIILTVIGSMKVFGQIYVMTNGGPGNHTKVLVYYIWENAFKLFDFGYASAIALVLFVMILFFTILQWVGRRRWVFHEQ
- a CDS encoding carbohydrate ABC transporter permease, with product MNNKQKNGIGTKLLFYGILTAIALIMIVPFLWMINTSFKDPAKVFVFQLFPQPFKWENYLEVLQSTPFHLFYFNSLYIAILVTVGTIFLGSLAGYAFAKLKFKGSSFLFLCLLSTMMIPVEVITIPLFLFMRDLGLIDTHVPLIAIPILGPAGVFGVFVMRQFFLLVPKELEEAAKLDGCSYFRIYWNIMLPLAKPAIATLTIFTFLTSWNEFYEPLIYINSEEKMTLPLALALFTDEVGTKWELLMSASVMATVPLLIVFFFAQKQFIEGIAMTGGK
- a CDS encoding response regulator transcription factor, producing the protein MKEGEREIKEILVVEDEEIIRQGLKVLLEKVIGGFTVTEAKSGEEALSMFYQSLPHLVITDIRMGGMDGLTFISKVRQVSAEVPIIILSGHSDFEYARTAMRYGIQHYLLKPINRVELSETITKLFKAETKQDTSRLFDKILQYIDDYLSHEISLKNIADHVFLNPQYVGQLFKSELNQTFTEYITEQRLKRAKKLLKETNLKVYEVAQLSGYKSPKHFMTVFKHEVGMTPVQYREFS